In a single window of the Neodiprion virginianus isolate iyNeoVirg1 chromosome 1, iyNeoVirg1.1, whole genome shotgun sequence genome:
- the LOC124297381 gene encoding uncharacterized protein LOC124297381 isoform X3: MYGNVELETVSEVHFRRLLGTTIDPNISLAMGEEDYFCKLILYKEIADSRQHFIFRVRIWDVVILIPNLIFLIFIAARFNRARLKLRATSSPIYLAFYGLVVSNILISVIRCVVSMTVNAAATVGGLADKILWVTVRFFLLSTEMSVVIFGLAFGHLDSRSSIRRVLLATSFIALAFTITQGTLELVLPDDTFEIPSRKFYLFGHGGMMFWFCSSLVFTTIYFLILILPRTRLRDRLALPTKRSFYVYAGILAFVDLLQSIGAGLLNYMQAPEGLCIVDITAALYLTLFTPLVYHTFLSELFGVSQPTLMFSYKAQVDDAMDEDTVSLPHQQSFSSLKTDSDYIYQVELNAGSTSKGLDERQRALKTGYKSSLTFPKLKYSPLSTPNLNVCHSALDLKSDLKNHQDVTSVSNYTLSPTASNLIYSPECRDSNVNLFSPSNDNDLKNFPTETKSTANITSVALASETVDYSRPKSEIFKSRGLPAYQFFEQDAVVNSRSSVSSEMLGFDNADSVLHSGELQKRSSNMFRNYVGNLSESNLLLRKDKKPISINIPSTSINTALLNDEEFTNLDQIKPSTSGSKIESLNTSSKSLGQTKSTTSVLSIGNEGNLKKFSPHKQSSFKDQNFSILHLNPVKLETASIPDSQTLVEDSEISSFASAQSQNTDLSFFSANNSFDNTTSDVKISNSSLQNSKSTTSYSFNNSDDNSKNSTSLSDYLKLFNAPPKHTD, encoded by the exons ATGTATGGTAACGTAGAATTGGAAACCGTGTCTGAGGTACACTTTCGACGATTACTCGGCACTACGATAGATCCAAACATTAGTTTGGCTATGGGAGAGGAAGATTACTTttgtaaattgattttatataAGGAAATTGCAGATTCCAG gcaacattttattttcagagtGAGAATATGGGACGTTGTAATACTCATTCCAAATTTGATATTTCTCATATTCATCGCTGCAAGATTTAATAGAGCTAGGCTTAAGTTGCGTGCAACTAGCAGTCCAATATACTTAGCATTTTATGGTCTT GTTGTAAGTAATATCCTAATCTCAGTAATACGCTGTGTCGTATCAATGACTGTTAACGCAGCAGCAACTGTAGGTGGTTTAGCAGATAAGATTCTATGGGTTACGGTCAGATTCTTCCTACTATCTACAGAAATGAGCGTGGTTATATTCGGCTTAGCTTTCG GACACTTAGACAGTCGCTCTAGTATTCGAAGAGTTTTGCTGGCTACATCTTTTATAGCACTAGCATTCACGATAACTCAAGGTACACTGGAATTGGTTTTACCTGATGACACATTTGAAATACCGagcagaaaattttatcttttcgGTCATGGAGGAATGATGTTCTGGTTCTGCAGCAGTCTTGTGTTCACAACG ATATACTTTCTTATATTAATACTGCCACGAACAAGATTGCGGGATAGACTTGCTTTGCCTA CTAAAAGAAGTTTTTACGTCTACGCGGGTATTTTGGCTTTTGTTGATTTACTACAATCGATAGGAGCAGGTCTGTTGAACTATATGCAGGCTCCTGAAGGGCTTTGTATAGTTGACATCACTGCTGCGCTGTACTTGACTCTATTCACACCATTGGTCTACCACACATTCTTGTCAGAATTGTTTGG cgTCTCCCAGCCAACTCTAATGTTCTCGTACAAGGCACAAGTTGATGATGCTATGGACGAAGATACGGTTTCATTACCTCATCAACAGAGTTTTTCTTCATTGAAAACTGACAGCGACTACATATATCAG GTTGAATTAAATGCTGGTTCAACCTCTAAAGGACTCGATGAACGTCAACGTGCTCTGAAAACTGGGTACAAAAGCAGTCTCACATTCCCAAAGTTAAAATACTCACCACTGAGTACGCCCAATTTGAATGTCTGTCATTCAGCATTGGATTTAAAGTCGGATTTGAAAAACCATCAAGACGTAACCAGTGTTTCAAATTACACGCTTTCTCCAACAGCCagtaatttaatttattcaccgGAATGTCGCGATAGTAATGTCAACTTGTTTTCACCATCGAATGACAATgatcttaaaaattttcctaccGAAACTAAATCTACTGCCAACATTACATCGGTTGCGCTAGCGTCCGAAACTGTTGATTATTCTCGTCCGAAATCTGAAATATTCAAGAGCAGAGGACTTCCTGCTTACCAATTCTTTGAACAAGATGCTGTAGTTAATTCTAGATCATCAGTCAGCAGTGAAATGTTGGGATTCGATAATGCTGATTCTGTGTTACATTCTGGAGAACTACAGAAACGTAGCTCCAACATGTTTAGAAATTATGTGGGTAATTTGTCAGAATCGAATTTGTTGCTACGCAAGGATAAAAAACCAATTTCCATTAACATTCCATCAACCAGTATAAATACAGCGTTATTAAACGATGAAGAATTTACAAACTTGGATCAGATTAAACCGTCTACAAGtggttcgaaaattgaatcgTTGAATACCAGTTCAAAGTCATTAGGGCAAACGAAAAGCACAACTAGTGTTTTGAGTATAGGTAATGaaggaaatttaaaaaaattttcaccacacAAACAGAGCAGTTTCAAAgatcaaaacttttcaattctGCATTTGAACCCAGTGAAATTAGAAACTGCATCAATTCCTGATTCACAAACGTTGGTAGAAGATTCAGAAATAAGTTCCTTTGCTTCTGCACAATCCCAGAATACTGatttatcctttttttccgCGAATAACTCATTCGACAATACCACCAGTGATgtgaaaatttccaactcGT
- the LOC124297381 gene encoding uncharacterized protein LOC124297381 isoform X2 yields MYGNVELETVSEVHFRRLLGTTIDPNISLAMGEEDYFCKLILYKEIADSRVRIWDVVILIPNLIFLIFIAARFNRARLKLRATSSPIYLAFYGLVVSNILISVIRCVVSMTVNAAATVGGLADKILWVTVRFFLLSTEMSVVIFGLAFGHLDSRSSIRRVLLATSFIALAFTITQGTLELVLPDDTFEIPSRKFYLFGHGGMMFWFCSSLVFTTIYFLILILPRTRLRDRLALPTKRSFYVYAGILAFVDLLQSIGAGLLNYMQAPEGLCIVDITAALYLTLFTPLVYHTFLSELFGVSQPTLMFSYKAQVDDAMDEDTVSLPHQQSFSSLKTDSDYIYQVHTPFIHMPLFDSTLSKSSSISKHRSNYSLAAGQVLVKNWSGKSISQVELNAGSTSKGLDERQRALKTGYKSSLTFPKLKYSPLSTPNLNVCHSALDLKSDLKNHQDVTSVSNYTLSPTASNLIYSPECRDSNVNLFSPSNDNDLKNFPTETKSTANITSVALASETVDYSRPKSEIFKSRGLPAYQFFEQDAVVNSRSSVSSEMLGFDNADSVLHSGELQKRSSNMFRNYVGNLSESNLLLRKDKKPISINIPSTSINTALLNDEEFTNLDQIKPSTSGSKIESLNTSSKSLGQTKSTTSVLSIGNEGNLKKFSPHKQSSFKDQNFSILHLNPVKLETASIPDSQTLVEDSEISSFASAQSQNTDLSFFSANNSFDNTTSDVKISNSSLQNSKSTTSYSFNNSDDNSKNSTSLSDYLKLFNAPPKHTD; encoded by the exons ATGTATGGTAACGTAGAATTGGAAACCGTGTCTGAGGTACACTTTCGACGATTACTCGGCACTACGATAGATCCAAACATTAGTTTGGCTATGGGAGAGGAAGATTACTTttgtaaattgattttatataAGGAAATTGCAGATTCCAG agtGAGAATATGGGACGTTGTAATACTCATTCCAAATTTGATATTTCTCATATTCATCGCTGCAAGATTTAATAGAGCTAGGCTTAAGTTGCGTGCAACTAGCAGTCCAATATACTTAGCATTTTATGGTCTT GTTGTAAGTAATATCCTAATCTCAGTAATACGCTGTGTCGTATCAATGACTGTTAACGCAGCAGCAACTGTAGGTGGTTTAGCAGATAAGATTCTATGGGTTACGGTCAGATTCTTCCTACTATCTACAGAAATGAGCGTGGTTATATTCGGCTTAGCTTTCG GACACTTAGACAGTCGCTCTAGTATTCGAAGAGTTTTGCTGGCTACATCTTTTATAGCACTAGCATTCACGATAACTCAAGGTACACTGGAATTGGTTTTACCTGATGACACATTTGAAATACCGagcagaaaattttatcttttcgGTCATGGAGGAATGATGTTCTGGTTCTGCAGCAGTCTTGTGTTCACAACG ATATACTTTCTTATATTAATACTGCCACGAACAAGATTGCGGGATAGACTTGCTTTGCCTA CTAAAAGAAGTTTTTACGTCTACGCGGGTATTTTGGCTTTTGTTGATTTACTACAATCGATAGGAGCAGGTCTGTTGAACTATATGCAGGCTCCTGAAGGGCTTTGTATAGTTGACATCACTGCTGCGCTGTACTTGACTCTATTCACACCATTGGTCTACCACACATTCTTGTCAGAATTGTTTGG cgTCTCCCAGCCAACTCTAATGTTCTCGTACAAGGCACAAGTTGATGATGCTATGGACGAAGATACGGTTTCATTACCTCATCAACAGAGTTTTTCTTCATTGAAAACTGACAGCGACTACATATATCAGGTCCATACTCCATTTATTCATATGCCGCTATTCGACTCAACGCTATCGAAATCTTCTTCCATTTCTAAACATAGATCAAATTACTCATTAGCGGCTGGGCAGGttcttgtaaaaaattggTCGGGTAAATCTATTTCTCAGGTTGAATTAAATGCTGGTTCAACCTCTAAAGGACTCGATGAACGTCAACGTGCTCTGAAAACTGGGTACAAAAGCAGTCTCACATTCCCAAAGTTAAAATACTCACCACTGAGTACGCCCAATTTGAATGTCTGTCATTCAGCATTGGATTTAAAGTCGGATTTGAAAAACCATCAAGACGTAACCAGTGTTTCAAATTACACGCTTTCTCCAACAGCCagtaatttaatttattcaccgGAATGTCGCGATAGTAATGTCAACTTGTTTTCACCATCGAATGACAATgatcttaaaaattttcctaccGAAACTAAATCTACTGCCAACATTACATCGGTTGCGCTAGCGTCCGAAACTGTTGATTATTCTCGTCCGAAATCTGAAATATTCAAGAGCAGAGGACTTCCTGCTTACCAATTCTTTGAACAAGATGCTGTAGTTAATTCTAGATCATCAGTCAGCAGTGAAATGTTGGGATTCGATAATGCTGATTCTGTGTTACATTCTGGAGAACTACAGAAACGTAGCTCCAACATGTTTAGAAATTATGTGGGTAATTTGTCAGAATCGAATTTGTTGCTACGCAAGGATAAAAAACCAATTTCCATTAACATTCCATCAACCAGTATAAATACAGCGTTATTAAACGATGAAGAATTTACAAACTTGGATCAGATTAAACCGTCTACAAGtggttcgaaaattgaatcgTTGAATACCAGTTCAAAGTCATTAGGGCAAACGAAAAGCACAACTAGTGTTTTGAGTATAGGTAATGaaggaaatttaaaaaaattttcaccacacAAACAGAGCAGTTTCAAAgatcaaaacttttcaattctGCATTTGAACCCAGTGAAATTAGAAACTGCATCAATTCCTGATTCACAAACGTTGGTAGAAGATTCAGAAATAAGTTCCTTTGCTTCTGCACAATCCCAGAATACTGatttatcctttttttccgCGAATAACTCATTCGACAATACCACCAGTGATgtgaaaatttccaactcGT
- the LOC124297381 gene encoding uncharacterized protein LOC124297381 isoform X1, producing MYGNVELETVSEVHFRRLLGTTIDPNISLAMGEEDYFCKLILYKEIADSRQHFIFRVRIWDVVILIPNLIFLIFIAARFNRARLKLRATSSPIYLAFYGLVVSNILISVIRCVVSMTVNAAATVGGLADKILWVTVRFFLLSTEMSVVIFGLAFGHLDSRSSIRRVLLATSFIALAFTITQGTLELVLPDDTFEIPSRKFYLFGHGGMMFWFCSSLVFTTIYFLILILPRTRLRDRLALPTKRSFYVYAGILAFVDLLQSIGAGLLNYMQAPEGLCIVDITAALYLTLFTPLVYHTFLSELFGVSQPTLMFSYKAQVDDAMDEDTVSLPHQQSFSSLKTDSDYIYQVHTPFIHMPLFDSTLSKSSSISKHRSNYSLAAGQVLVKNWSGKSISQVELNAGSTSKGLDERQRALKTGYKSSLTFPKLKYSPLSTPNLNVCHSALDLKSDLKNHQDVTSVSNYTLSPTASNLIYSPECRDSNVNLFSPSNDNDLKNFPTETKSTANITSVALASETVDYSRPKSEIFKSRGLPAYQFFEQDAVVNSRSSVSSEMLGFDNADSVLHSGELQKRSSNMFRNYVGNLSESNLLLRKDKKPISINIPSTSINTALLNDEEFTNLDQIKPSTSGSKIESLNTSSKSLGQTKSTTSVLSIGNEGNLKKFSPHKQSSFKDQNFSILHLNPVKLETASIPDSQTLVEDSEISSFASAQSQNTDLSFFSANNSFDNTTSDVKISNSSLQNSKSTTSYSFNNSDDNSKNSTSLSDYLKLFNAPPKHTD from the exons ATGTATGGTAACGTAGAATTGGAAACCGTGTCTGAGGTACACTTTCGACGATTACTCGGCACTACGATAGATCCAAACATTAGTTTGGCTATGGGAGAGGAAGATTACTTttgtaaattgattttatataAGGAAATTGCAGATTCCAG gcaacattttattttcagagtGAGAATATGGGACGTTGTAATACTCATTCCAAATTTGATATTTCTCATATTCATCGCTGCAAGATTTAATAGAGCTAGGCTTAAGTTGCGTGCAACTAGCAGTCCAATATACTTAGCATTTTATGGTCTT GTTGTAAGTAATATCCTAATCTCAGTAATACGCTGTGTCGTATCAATGACTGTTAACGCAGCAGCAACTGTAGGTGGTTTAGCAGATAAGATTCTATGGGTTACGGTCAGATTCTTCCTACTATCTACAGAAATGAGCGTGGTTATATTCGGCTTAGCTTTCG GACACTTAGACAGTCGCTCTAGTATTCGAAGAGTTTTGCTGGCTACATCTTTTATAGCACTAGCATTCACGATAACTCAAGGTACACTGGAATTGGTTTTACCTGATGACACATTTGAAATACCGagcagaaaattttatcttttcgGTCATGGAGGAATGATGTTCTGGTTCTGCAGCAGTCTTGTGTTCACAACG ATATACTTTCTTATATTAATACTGCCACGAACAAGATTGCGGGATAGACTTGCTTTGCCTA CTAAAAGAAGTTTTTACGTCTACGCGGGTATTTTGGCTTTTGTTGATTTACTACAATCGATAGGAGCAGGTCTGTTGAACTATATGCAGGCTCCTGAAGGGCTTTGTATAGTTGACATCACTGCTGCGCTGTACTTGACTCTATTCACACCATTGGTCTACCACACATTCTTGTCAGAATTGTTTGG cgTCTCCCAGCCAACTCTAATGTTCTCGTACAAGGCACAAGTTGATGATGCTATGGACGAAGATACGGTTTCATTACCTCATCAACAGAGTTTTTCTTCATTGAAAACTGACAGCGACTACATATATCAGGTCCATACTCCATTTATTCATATGCCGCTATTCGACTCAACGCTATCGAAATCTTCTTCCATTTCTAAACATAGATCAAATTACTCATTAGCGGCTGGGCAGGttcttgtaaaaaattggTCGGGTAAATCTATTTCTCAGGTTGAATTAAATGCTGGTTCAACCTCTAAAGGACTCGATGAACGTCAACGTGCTCTGAAAACTGGGTACAAAAGCAGTCTCACATTCCCAAAGTTAAAATACTCACCACTGAGTACGCCCAATTTGAATGTCTGTCATTCAGCATTGGATTTAAAGTCGGATTTGAAAAACCATCAAGACGTAACCAGTGTTTCAAATTACACGCTTTCTCCAACAGCCagtaatttaatttattcaccgGAATGTCGCGATAGTAATGTCAACTTGTTTTCACCATCGAATGACAATgatcttaaaaattttcctaccGAAACTAAATCTACTGCCAACATTACATCGGTTGCGCTAGCGTCCGAAACTGTTGATTATTCTCGTCCGAAATCTGAAATATTCAAGAGCAGAGGACTTCCTGCTTACCAATTCTTTGAACAAGATGCTGTAGTTAATTCTAGATCATCAGTCAGCAGTGAAATGTTGGGATTCGATAATGCTGATTCTGTGTTACATTCTGGAGAACTACAGAAACGTAGCTCCAACATGTTTAGAAATTATGTGGGTAATTTGTCAGAATCGAATTTGTTGCTACGCAAGGATAAAAAACCAATTTCCATTAACATTCCATCAACCAGTATAAATACAGCGTTATTAAACGATGAAGAATTTACAAACTTGGATCAGATTAAACCGTCTACAAGtggttcgaaaattgaatcgTTGAATACCAGTTCAAAGTCATTAGGGCAAACGAAAAGCACAACTAGTGTTTTGAGTATAGGTAATGaaggaaatttaaaaaaattttcaccacacAAACAGAGCAGTTTCAAAgatcaaaacttttcaattctGCATTTGAACCCAGTGAAATTAGAAACTGCATCAATTCCTGATTCACAAACGTTGGTAGAAGATTCAGAAATAAGTTCCTTTGCTTCTGCACAATCCCAGAATACTGatttatcctttttttccgCGAATAACTCATTCGACAATACCACCAGTGATgtgaaaatttccaactcGT
- the LOC124297411 gene encoding ufm1-specific protease 1 isoform X1, producing the protein MASDYSNHLLKNVHLGLSQPANGESFFVTSEYEYWHYGCDGVNDRGWGCGYRTLQTIISWIIKNLETARPVPSLREVQEILISLEDKESFFLGSRDWIGSFEVCLVIDQRYGVPSKIIHVPSGKDLKKYSDAIKQHFIEFGSPIMMGGDRDCSSKGIMGIHYSAKEISLLIVDPHFVGKAKNAEQLANDGWVKWQSLTDFVDSSFYNLCLPQIKHKSFSE; encoded by the exons ATGGCTAGCGATTATTCGAACCATTTGTTGAAAAACGTGCATTTAGGTTTGTCACAACCGGCGAACGGTGAAAGTTTTTTTGTCACGAGCGAATACGAGTACTGGCATTACGGCTGCGATGGCGTAAACGACAGG gGATGGGGCTGCGGATACAGAACTCTGCAAACTATCATCTCGTGGATTATAAAGAATTTGGAAACTGCTAGGCCTGTCCCTAGTTTGAGGGAAGTCCAAGAGATTCTTATTAGTCTAGAAGACAAGGAGAGCTTTTTTCTTGGCTCACGAGACTGGATCGGCAGTTTTGAA gtCTGCCTCGTCATCGACCAGCGTTACGGAGTTCccagtaaaattatacatgtacctaGTGGTAAAGATTTAAAGAAGTATTCGGATGCTATAAAACAACACTTCATAGAATTTGGCAGTCCAATAATGATGGGTGGGGATAGAGATTGCTCTAGTAAGGGAATTATGGGTATACATTACAGTGCGAAGGAGATAAGTTTGCTCATAGTAGACCCGCACTTTGTGGGCAAAGCTAAAAACGCTGAGCAGTTAGCCAATGATGGTTGGGTGAAATGGCAGTCTTTGACAGATTTTGTAGACAGTTCGTTTTACAATCTTTGTTTACCTCAAATAAAACATAAATCTTTTAGcgaataa
- the LOC124297411 gene encoding probable Ufm1-specific protease 1 isoform X2: MISKVVKYYVKYAQKGWGCGYRTLQTIISWIIKNLETARPVPSLREVQEILISLEDKESFFLGSRDWIGSFEVCLVIDQRYGVPSKIIHVPSGKDLKKYSDAIKQHFIEFGSPIMMGGDRDCSSKGIMGIHYSAKEISLLIVDPHFVGKAKNAEQLANDGWVKWQSLTDFVDSSFYNLCLPQIKHKSFSE, encoded by the exons ATGATCTCAAAAGTTGTTAAATATTATGTGAAATATGCACAAAAA gGATGGGGCTGCGGATACAGAACTCTGCAAACTATCATCTCGTGGATTATAAAGAATTTGGAAACTGCTAGGCCTGTCCCTAGTTTGAGGGAAGTCCAAGAGATTCTTATTAGTCTAGAAGACAAGGAGAGCTTTTTTCTTGGCTCACGAGACTGGATCGGCAGTTTTGAA gtCTGCCTCGTCATCGACCAGCGTTACGGAGTTCccagtaaaattatacatgtacctaGTGGTAAAGATTTAAAGAAGTATTCGGATGCTATAAAACAACACTTCATAGAATTTGGCAGTCCAATAATGATGGGTGGGGATAGAGATTGCTCTAGTAAGGGAATTATGGGTATACATTACAGTGCGAAGGAGATAAGTTTGCTCATAGTAGACCCGCACTTTGTGGGCAAAGCTAAAAACGCTGAGCAGTTAGCCAATGATGGTTGGGTGAAATGGCAGTCTTTGACAGATTTTGTAGACAGTTCGTTTTACAATCTTTGTTTACCTCAAATAAAACATAAATCTTTTAGcgaataa